The Candidatus Hydrogenedentota bacterium genome contains a region encoding:
- a CDS encoding class I SAM-dependent methyltransferase, with protein MALAKDIKAAFHMAFAPIRGETHADRLDSFYRAQASVYDDSRKKLLHGRDALYQRLPKPDGGVWIEMGGGTGENLERIGERIRALRSVYVVDLSESLLEVARERIERNKWTNVHTVREDAASFAPPEGRADVVTFSYSLTMIPDWFAAIDHAVALLSPGGALGAVDFYVARKYPAAGLASHSRFTRHVWPAWFGMDNVYLSPDHLPYLRRKLISLTCIEQRARIGYLFGLRVPHYVFIGRKP; from the coding sequence ATGGCGCTGGCGAAAGACATCAAAGCGGCGTTTCACATGGCGTTTGCGCCCATTCGCGGCGAAACGCACGCCGATCGGCTTGACAGCTTCTATCGCGCCCAAGCCTCCGTCTACGACGACTCGCGCAAGAAACTTCTGCACGGACGAGATGCGCTTTACCAACGCCTGCCGAAACCGGACGGCGGCGTGTGGATCGAGATGGGCGGCGGAACGGGCGAGAACCTCGAACGCATTGGAGAGCGGATTCGCGCGCTCCGCAGCGTGTACGTAGTCGACCTTTCGGAATCGCTTCTGGAAGTGGCGCGCGAGCGAATCGAACGGAACAAGTGGACAAACGTTCACACCGTTCGCGAGGACGCCGCGTCGTTCGCGCCGCCGGAAGGCCGCGCGGATGTCGTCACGTTTTCCTACTCGTTGACGATGATTCCCGACTGGTTTGCGGCGATCGATCACGCAGTCGCGTTGTTGTCGCCTGGAGGCGCGTTAGGGGCGGTGGATTTCTACGTTGCGCGGAAATATCCGGCAGCGGGCCTTGCGAGCCACTCCCGGTTCACGCGCCACGTCTGGCCGGCCTGGTTCGGCATGGACAACGTCTACCTTTCGCCGGACCACTTGCCATATCTTCGCCGCAAACTGATTTCGCTGACGTGCATCGAGCAGCGCGCGCGAATCGGCTACCTGTTCGGTTTGCGCGTGCCGCACTACGTCTTTATCGGGCGCAAACCGTAG
- a CDS encoding BtaA family protein, with amino-acid sequence MVWNWLSARAFRHVHGNNLVYNTCWEDPRLDRAALALGPRDTVMVITSAGCNTLDYALQAPAHVYAVDMNPRQNALLELKLAAIRGLEFEEFFQLFGQGALPDCTRVYASQLRPRMSARAQAYWDRRIYFFSGETRRRSFYFHGTSGVFAWLVNLYVDRVANVRDAIHAILDAGSVDEQSSIYYANIRDAVWTRPIRWAVGRDYTLSLLGVPRPQRLQVERHYEDGISQFIGECLDAVFGQLSLQDNYFWRVYLTGAYTPECCPEYLKAENFAKLKGGLVDRISVHTATIESFLRASDVRISRYVLLDHMDWLSTAREPFLQREWQAIVDRAAPGARVIWRSGGLQVDFVDPLEVRVEGSRRRVGELLTYHRDLAVHLHARDRVHTYGSFYIADLAAA; translated from the coding sequence TGCTGGGAAGACCCGCGCCTCGATCGCGCCGCGCTGGCGCTCGGGCCGCGGGACACCGTCATGGTCATCACGTCCGCGGGGTGCAACACGCTGGACTATGCGTTGCAGGCGCCCGCGCACGTGTACGCGGTGGACATGAACCCGCGGCAGAACGCGCTGCTCGAACTCAAACTTGCGGCGATTCGCGGTCTCGAATTCGAGGAATTCTTTCAGTTGTTCGGTCAGGGCGCGCTGCCGGACTGTACGCGCGTGTACGCGTCGCAACTGCGCCCGCGGATGTCGGCGCGCGCGCAAGCGTATTGGGACCGCCGCATCTACTTCTTTTCCGGCGAAACGCGGCGGCGGAGTTTCTATTTTCACGGCACATCCGGCGTGTTCGCGTGGCTCGTCAACCTGTACGTCGACCGCGTCGCAAACGTGCGCGATGCGATTCACGCCATTCTCGACGCGGGATCGGTCGACGAGCAGAGCAGCATTTATTATGCGAACATCCGTGACGCGGTATGGACGCGCCCGATTCGATGGGCGGTGGGGCGCGACTACACGCTTTCGCTATTGGGCGTCCCGCGGCCGCAACGGCTGCAGGTGGAGCGGCACTACGAGGACGGCATATCGCAGTTTATCGGAGAATGCCTCGATGCGGTGTTCGGGCAACTTTCGCTTCAGGACAATTATTTTTGGCGCGTGTACCTTACCGGCGCGTACACGCCCGAGTGTTGCCCCGAATATCTGAAGGCGGAAAACTTCGCGAAGCTGAAGGGCGGATTGGTGGACCGTATATCGGTGCATACGGCGACGATCGAGTCGTTTCTTCGCGCGAGCGACGTGCGCATTTCGCGATACGTGCTGCTGGATCATATGGACTGGCTCAGCACGGCGCGCGAACCGTTTCTTCAGCGCGAGTGGCAGGCCATCGTGGATCGCGCGGCGCCCGGCGCCCGCGTCATTTGGCGGAGCGGCGGGTTACAGGTGGACTTCGTCGACCCGCTCGAAGTCCGAGTGGAGGGATCGCGCCGGCGCGTGGGCGAGTTGCTTACGTACCATCGCGATCTTGCCGTGCACTTGCACGCGCGCGACCGCGTACACACGTACGGCAGTTTCTACATCGCCGACCTGGCCGCGGCCTGA